A window of Methanolobus sediminis contains these coding sequences:
- a CDS encoding peroxiredoxin, translating into MPLIGDNAPSFTAVTTAGEINFPKDYKGKWVVLFSHPADFTPVCTTEFMTFASMQDEFKELNAELLGLSIDSIYAHIAWLRTIKEKIEYKGMKDIEVTFPVIADLKMEVAKKFGMVQPNASDTQAVRAVFMIDPKAKIRAIVYYPLSNGRNMDEIKRLLLAMQKSDAEGVATPANWQPGDDVIIPPPGSCGTAKERMDSEEEGKYCLDWFLCFKKQS; encoded by the coding sequence ATGCCTCTTATAGGTGACAATGCACCCTCTTTTACAGCTGTGACGACGGCAGGTGAAATTAATTTCCCTAAGGATTACAAAGGTAAGTGGGTTGTACTTTTCAGTCATCCTGCTGACTTTACGCCGGTTTGTACTACGGAATTCATGACCTTTGCAAGTATGCAGGATGAATTTAAAGAATTGAATGCTGAGCTTCTGGGTCTGTCAATCGACAGCATCTATGCCCATATTGCATGGCTGCGAACCATCAAGGAAAAGATCGAGTACAAGGGCATGAAAGATATTGAGGTCACCTTCCCGGTAATTGCAGATCTTAAAATGGAAGTAGCAAAGAAATTCGGCATGGTACAGCCAAATGCATCGGATACTCAGGCTGTCAGGGCTGTTTTTATGATCGACCCGAAAGCAAAGATCAGAGCTATTGTTTACTATCCATTGTCCAACGGAAGAAACATGGATGAGATCAAGAGACTCTTGCTTGCAATGCAGAAGTCCGATGCCGAAGGAGTTGCCACACCTGCCAACTGGCAGCCAGGGGATGACGTGATTATTCCACCACCGGGTTCATGCGGAACTGCAAAGGAAAGAATGGACTC